One genomic segment of Bacteroidota bacterium includes these proteins:
- a CDS encoding CDGSH iron-sulfur domain-containing protein has product MKEKLYEYAGEEVTVSYDLKRCIHAAACVKGLPGVFDPAKKPWVSPDEAATDTVAEVILQCPTGALKYTLSDGKTAEVPEENTVDVVADGPLYVRGNMEITGAEGTVVLKDTRVALCRCGASENKPLCDGRHNKVGFADAAGFENPKVKPAGEDASAGLTIRLAENGPLLVEGVHTVYTAGRAEHVEGEKCALCRCGASKNKPFCDGAHKAIGFTG; this is encoded by the coding sequence ATGAAGGAAAAACTATACGAGTATGCTGGTGAAGAAGTCACTGTGTCATATGACCTCAAACGTTGTATACATGCGGCAGCATGTGTGAAGGGATTGCCTGGTGTATTTGATCCGGCCAAAAAGCCATGGGTTTCACCAGATGAGGCGGCAACTGACACCGTTGCGGAGGTCATTCTGCAATGCCCGACCGGTGCCCTGAAGTATACCTTGTCTGATGGCAAAACGGCGGAAGTGCCTGAGGAGAACACGGTTGATGTTGTTGCGGATGGACCGCTTTACGTTCGTGGCAATATGGAAATTACAGGTGCAGAAGGTACGGTTGTCTTGAAAGATACCCGTGTGGCGTTGTGTCGCTGTGGCGCTTCAGAAAACAAACCCCTTTGTGATGGCCGGCACAACAAGGTAGGATTTGCTGATGCCGCGGGTTTTGAAAATCCAAAGGTGAAGCCGGCTGGTGAAGATGCTTCAGCCGGACTCACGATTCGCCTCGCTGAAAACGGTCCGTTGTTGGTCGAAGGGGTTCACACGGTGTATACAGCTGGCCGCGCAGAACACGTTGAAGGAGAAAAGTGCGCGTTGTGTCGTTGCGGTGCCTCCAAAAACAAACCGTTTTGCGACGGTGCACACAAAGCAATTGGTTTTACGGGCTAA
- a CDS encoding DUF411 domain-containing protein, producing MKLLRYTFFSLLGLFLVSACTPSNSQPRPNMVVYKTPTCGCCKKWVTHLETAGFTVKTTDLDDLSDIKTQFGVPQKLRSCHTAVVDGYIVEGHVPADVVEKMLREKPDIAGISVPGMPIGSPGMEVEGRPADRYNVMAFNKNGQTSIYAQR from the coding sequence ATGAAACTCCTTCGCTACACGTTTTTTAGCCTGCTGGGCCTATTCCTGGTCTCTGCATGCACGCCCAGCAACAGCCAACCTCGGCCTAATATGGTCGTCTATAAAACACCTACCTGTGGGTGCTGCAAAAAATGGGTTACGCACCTTGAAACGGCGGGCTTCACTGTAAAAACAACTGACCTGGATGACCTGAGCGACATCAAAACGCAGTTTGGCGTTCCACAGAAGCTGCGGTCTTGCCATACAGCTGTTGTCGACGGATACATTGTAGAGGGCCATGTGCCGGCTGATGTTGTCGAGAAAATGCTGCGTGAGAAGCCAGATATAGCCGGCATTTCCGTCCCTGGTATGCCCATTGGAAGTCCGGGCATGGAGGTGGAAGGCCGTCCTGCAGATCGCTACAATGTGATGGCTTTCAATAAAAATGGCCAGACCAGCATTTACGCACAGCGGTAA
- a CDS encoding PIG-L family deacetylase has protein sequence MSKTILVIQAHPDDAEIFCGGTLALLSEKGHRIVITTMTSGGMGGVGMDEATTALTRKGEGAAAAAVIDAAYICMDQRDGYLFDSPEMRIETTDLIRRERADVVLTHLPNDYHPDHRATSSIVESATLLATLQNVPSKMEPLKETPILYHTTPLHLMGHLGTPYAPNFYVDISSVIDTKRKMIAAHHSQVEVIRQMFGKDQFVENMLDDHDRKLGPKMGSEYAEAFLQHKGGGFPQTPFIQQALREYTRLQLT, from the coding sequence ATGTCAAAAACCATCCTGGTTATCCAGGCCCACCCAGACGACGCAGAAATTTTTTGTGGCGGTACCCTCGCCCTTCTCAGTGAAAAAGGGCATCGCATTGTTATTACAACCATGACGTCGGGCGGCATGGGTGGTGTTGGCATGGATGAAGCAACCACCGCGCTAACCCGCAAAGGAGAAGGGGCCGCTGCAGCAGCTGTAATTGATGCCGCTTATATCTGTATGGATCAGCGTGACGGCTACCTCTTTGACAGCCCAGAAATGCGCATCGAAACAACTGACTTAATCCGCCGGGAGAGGGCTGATGTGGTGCTCACCCATCTTCCCAATGACTACCACCCCGACCACAGGGCAACCAGTTCTATCGTTGAATCCGCAACCTTGCTTGCAACCCTGCAGAACGTACCGAGCAAGATGGAGCCATTGAAAGAAACACCCATCCTCTATCACACCACCCCGTTGCACCTGATGGGCCACCTTGGCACGCCGTACGCACCCAATTTCTACGTCGACATTAGCAGCGTAATCGACACCAAACGCAAAATGATTGCCGCACACCACTCACAGGTTGAAGTTATCCGGCAGATGTTTGGTAAAGACCAGTTTGTGGAAAACATGCTGGATGACCACGACAGAAAGCTGGGCCCCAAAATGGGCAGCGAATACGCAGAAGCATTCCTCCAGCACAAAGGCGGTGGCTTCCCTCAGACGCCTTTTATTCAGCAAGCATTGCGTGAGTATACGCGGCTGCAGTTGACGTAG
- a CDS encoding RidA family protein, which produces MQRQTVTTGSPWEPIVGYSRAVRVGNMVSIAGTTATDPLGKVVGKDDAYAQTKQILRIIDSALRATEARLQDVVRTRIYVTDISLWEDVGRAHGEVFGDILPVATMVEVSRLINPDMLVEIEADAIIPE; this is translated from the coding sequence ATGCAGCGTCAGACAGTCACTACAGGTTCACCCTGGGAGCCCATTGTTGGTTATTCCCGCGCAGTCCGCGTAGGTAACATGGTAAGTATCGCCGGCACCACGGCCACTGATCCGCTAGGGAAAGTGGTGGGTAAAGATGATGCTTATGCCCAGACTAAACAAATTCTCCGTATCATCGATTCGGCGCTGCGGGCTACGGAAGCGCGCCTGCAAGACGTCGTACGGACGCGGATCTACGTTACAGATATTTCCTTGTGGGAAGATGTTGGCCGGGCGCATGGCGAAGTGTTCGGCGACATTTTGCCCGTAGCTACGATGGTTGAAGTCAGCCGGCTCATTAATCCCGACATGCTCGTGGAAATCGAGGCAGACGCGATCATTCCTGAGTAA